Part of the Canis aureus isolate CA01 chromosome 3, VMU_Caureus_v.1.0, whole genome shotgun sequence genome, ATCCACGGTGTGGCAGCTGTGGGATAGCTGTTGGCATCAAGGTGGCAACGCACCAGTACCTGCTGTATTGTGAACACTGAACTTCTCCTCACTGACTCAGCGCACATTGCCTTATGGCCCTAGCTGCCCTGCCCCTGTCTGCTGTAGGACCCACCCTCCCTGTGGCCAGGCTGATGGGCCTTATCTCTTCGCCCACCTGGCTATGCGCAGCAGTCCCACAGCCTTAGCCAGGATGGGCCTCCGGGCTCAGTGTCCGGTTattacagcagcagcagcacagggTCCTGCTGTCACTTCCCTCAGGTCTCTGTTTCTCGGAATCTGTGAGGACGGCAGAAGGTATTGAGGAAGTAAAGGGACCAGTCTGAGAGGATCGCCTCACACTGAGGCTCAGCTGGCCACAGGCCAGGGCCTGGGGTTCTTTTCTTCCAAGACATTGATTCTGGTTTTTGGACAAGGTGTTGGTTGAGGAATACGAGGAACAGAGGGGACTGTgacttggggattttttttctgcagGAAGGAAACGGCCCAAAGATGAGAGTGATTCGTGTGGGTACCCGAAAGAGCCAGGTGAGTATGGTTACCCGGGTGGAGGAAGTTTGGCGGAAGGGTTCTGTGCTCACAGTATTACAGGTTATGGAGCCCAGAGAGTTAGTTCCCAGGATCTCAGGAGGAGAAAATGGGGTGGCTGAGTGTTAATCCCATGAAGGATGGCATATTGCATTCTGTGGAGAGAGAGGCTGGGCAAGTTGTTGGGGTACAGAGGGCTCCCAGGCCACACCCCTCTCCTTCCTAGGTGGGTATTCAAACCCCCCCTCTTAATTCCAGTTCCTTCTGTATATCCCTAATCCTAGAGGGTATGAGCTTAGGACAGTGCCACAGAAGGACAGAACTAATTGGGATTTTTGCCCCCAGCTGGCTCGCATACAGACAGACAGTGTGGTGGCAATGCTGAAAGCCTTGTACCCAGGCCTACAGTTTGAAATTGGTGAGTTTTCTGGACAGGAGTGGAAGCTAATGGGaaggcctcctcccctcccctgccccagaggGGCAAACACAGCATTTCTGGCTTTCCCTAGGCCCAAAGCTTTGTCCCATTGCCTCCGAGAATTCTTGGCTGTCCCCAGGTTGGAGGGCCATTTCCTCTGAATATTTCCAGCTCTGACTCCCTGGGCTAGCCTGGCATTTACTATCTTCTGCTTTGGGTCTTTTTTATCAATGTGTCTAGTCTTCCTGCTAGATCGTGACATTCTCAGAGGGCAGGAATTGTGGTGTATGTGCCTCTGTATTCACTAGGACTCTTAACACAGTACGAGCTCAGTAGGAGCTCAGGAAATGGGCATCAGTGAGCACGTGATTGGTTCTCTCCTCAGTTGCTATGTCGACCACGGGGGACAAGATTCTTGACACTGCACTCTCTAAGGTAACATGTTCCCCccactcctttctcttccctcctctttccttcccccaagAGATTCACTCTGAGCCTCTTTTTTGACTGGCAGATTGGAGAGAAGAGCCTGTTTACCAAGGAGCTGGAACACGCGCTGGAGAAGAACGAGTAAGTGAAGGACAGTTCTTGCTCAGTCTCGTGCTAGGACTCCTGTGCATATCAGACCCGATATCAGCTAGACTGTGGGACTTCAGCCTTTGGGTAGGCTAGAGGGAGGCTTATGTGTGGGTTTCTGAGGCCTCAGAAAAAGAGGGTGTCCTGGTTCTGAGCCATCTGGCTGCCCGGAATGCAGGATTGGCTCCCGGAGGGGCACAGAGGAGAGGgtgaggcggggcggggccctggctcagggtcctgaggtctcGGACAGGCCTGCTTCCTGATCTGCTCCAAGCACACACTGGagtggaggagggctgggggcctGCTGCCGGGTCCCTTCTCCTTGCctccctctcctgtctctctAGAGTCGACCTGGTTGTTCACTCTCTGAAGGACCTGCCCACAGTGCTTCCTCCTGGCTTCACCATCGGAGCCATCTGCAAGTAAGAACCGGGCGGGttggggcctgggcagggggaggcatCACGTTAGCCTTTGCTTTTCCCCTTTgggcctctgccctctgcctcaaGGGCTGTCTCCTGGCTCTGAGGAGTGTTGGGCATGGCAGAAAACTGAGAACATGCCAGTTAGTTGGTTATTGAGAGAGCCTGGAAGTGACCTGCACTGAGATTTTGTCCTCATTCTGTGACTGTCTGTCTCCAGGCGGGAGAACCCCTATGATGCTGTTGTCTTTCACCCAAAATTTGTTGGGAAAACTCTAGAAACCTTGCCAGAGAAGAGGTGAGTGGTGGGACATGCACAGAAAGtggagggctgggaggaagaggaggagggggataTCTCAGGTTAAATCTCATTTTAAACCCTATCTCTGAGCAGCGTGGTGGGAACCAGCTCCCTGCGGAGAGCAGCTCAGCTGCAGAGAAAGTTCCCGCACCTAGAGTTCAGGAGCATTGTATCCTTTttgaggtgggcggggggatagCCAAAGAGGAAGGCAGGGTAAGAGGGCCCTGGGAGTCATGAGAGTGAAAGGAGCTTCCAGAGGAAGTGGACAGGGGCCAATGGAATGTCTGTCCTCCACTGCCCACCCTgttcatccatctacccacccatccatccataatcctttcatattttcttagcCCCAGGCCAGTGCCTGGCACTAGGGAAAATGGTGAGCGAAACCAATGTTGTCCTTGATTATAGGGCTTTACATTTCAGTTCTGGAGACAAATGGCCATTGATAATACAAAGTGATACTAACCAGTGATTCCTTGGGAAGGGGAAGGTGGAGAgtgtttccatctttttttttttttttaaactcattttctttttttttttttaattttttttattttattatttatgatagtcacagagagagagagagaggcagagacataggcagagggagaagcaggctccatgcagggagcccgatgtgggactcgatcctgggtctccaggatcacgccccgggccaaaggcaggcgccaaaccgctgcgccacccagggatccctgtttccatCTTTCATTTCATATCCCACTGTACTTTGATATTCTAAATGTATCGAATGTTTTATGAAACTAATTTTCAAAACAGTACAGTGTTAAGCTCTCCCATGCACAAAGTAGGCAATTCTCTGGACACTTCTAGCTGGAACATCTCTAAGCACAGACTTGAGGGTCAGAGAATGCTTCTCAGAGGTCttgtaatcttgggcaagttgGTTAACCTTTCcgtcattttcctcatctgtaaaatggaaataattataataCCTACCTCACTGGGTTATGAAAATTAAGCAGGAGTACATAAAGCACTTTTGATCCGTGTCTGGTGTTAGTAATTaagtaaatgttagctgttacgGTCAAGTGGACGACCAAAGGGGAGACGTTAGATACAGAAAGACTCAGGCAGGGGGAGCGAGGCACCAGACTGCCCAGTGCTTGGAGTCCTTAGCATCTCTCTGCAGCGGGGAAATCTCAACACCCGGCTCCGGAAGCTGGATGAGCTGCAGGAGTTCAGTGCCATCATCCTGGCTGCGGCTGGTCTGCAGCGCATGGGCTGGCAGCACCGAGTGGGGCAGGTAGGAGCTGTCCCTGTCCCGTCCCCCGTAATCCTCCTGCTTTCCCTGGCTATATTCTTCCTCTGAACACCCTGCCTCTAACCGTAAAAGCTGGAAATGGATTCCAGGCTGGGAAGATTGGGGATCAAAGGCCAGGCTCCCAGTTTTGCCTACCCAGGCTCTCTATGAAAGGGAAGCCCCCCTCACTACTCTACTGTCTGCTTTTAGGCACCGCCATCTCCTCCCTCTGACTGCCTGTTCTGTTCCCCTGCAGATCCTGCACCCAGAGGAATGCATGTATGCTGTGGGTCAGGTATGTTGGACCAGGGAAGCCATGTGTTGATGTGCCCTTTCTTTTATTCAGCCAAAAAGCTGGTCCCATAACCTTTTGCATCTGCTTCTCCCAGCAtaaacattctttctttctttttaagatattatttgagagagagaaggagacagtgCATGAGCACGGGGGGGAGGAGTAGAAAGAGAGGGATGAGCAggtgccctgctgagcagggagcccgattcagggccagatcccaggactacacattcatgacctgagctgcaaagGTTCCCCCTGGCATAAACATTTCTAGGGAGGGGCAGGCCTTGGGGGGCTTCTGGGCTAAAAGGGACCCTGGGGAGCCCGTGGAAGTGGGCTGGTTCCCATTCTCACCTCCATTGGTTGGGGAAAGATTAGGCCTGATGTCTTAGTCTGTTTTTCCATCAGGGGGCCCTGGGCGTGGAAGTCCGAGCCAAGGACCAGGACATGCTGGACCTGGTGGGCGTGTTGCATGATCCGGAGACTCTGCTTCGCTGCATTGCTGAGCGAGCCTTCCTTAGGCACCTGGTACCGGCCATGTTTCACCTGTGGAGGGGTGGGGACTTGAGTTGGGAGATTTCTCATATTAATGCTCTTTATTCAGTGGTAACTCATTCTTGAGTGTATGGACAGGACCCACTCAGGTCTGGgcccctgcctctgtgtgttgtATCTTCAGAGGTCCCTGTGtctgagggacagagggtgttAAGAGTCTGTGAGTCACAGGGAGAACTTCTCATTGCAGGAGGGAGGCTGCAGTGTGC contains:
- the HMBS gene encoding porphobilinogen deaminase isoform X1, which gives rise to MSGNGTAAAAAEGNGPKMRVIRVGTRKSQLARIQTDSVVAMLKALYPGLQFEIVAMSTTGDKILDTALSKIGEKSLFTKELEHALEKNEVDLVVHSLKDLPTVLPPGFTIGAICKRENPYDAVVFHPKFVGKTLETLPEKSVVGTSSLRRAAQLQRKFPHLEFRSIRGNLNTRLRKLDELQEFSAIILAAAGLQRMGWQHRVGQILHPEECMYAVGQGALGVEVRAKDQDMLDLVGVLHDPETLLRCIAERAFLRHLEGGCSVPVAVHTAMKDGQLYLTGGVWSLDGSDSMQETMQATIHITAQHEDGPEDDPQLVGITARNIPREAQLAAENLGISLASLLLNKGAKNILDVARQLNDAH
- the HMBS gene encoding porphobilinogen deaminase isoform X2, coding for MRVIRVGTRKSQLARIQTDSVVAMLKALYPGLQFEIVAMSTTGDKILDTALSKIGEKSLFTKELEHALEKNEVDLVVHSLKDLPTVLPPGFTIGAICKRENPYDAVVFHPKFVGKTLETLPEKSVVGTSSLRRAAQLQRKFPHLEFRSIRGNLNTRLRKLDELQEFSAIILAAAGLQRMGWQHRVGQILHPEECMYAVGQGALGVEVRAKDQDMLDLVGVLHDPETLLRCIAERAFLRHLEGGCSVPVAVHTAMKDGQLYLTGGVWSLDGSDSMQETMQATIHITAQHEDGPEDDPQLVGITARNIPREAQLAAENLGISLASLLLNKGAKNILDVARQLNDAH
- the HMBS gene encoding porphobilinogen deaminase isoform X4; the protein is MSTTGDKILDTALSKIGEKSLFTKELEHALEKNEVDLVVHSLKDLPTVLPPGFTIGAICKRENPYDAVVFHPKFVGKTLETLPEKSVVGTSSLRRAAQLQRKFPHLEFRSIRGNLNTRLRKLDELQEFSAIILAAAGLQRMGWQHRVGQILHPEECMYAVGQGALGVEVRAKDQDMLDLVGVLHDPETLLRCIAERAFLRHLEGGCSVPVAVHTAMKDGQLYLTGGVWSLDGSDSMQETMQATIHITAQHEDGPEDDPQLVGITARNIPREAQLAAENLGISLASLLLNKGAKNILDVARQLNDAH
- the HMBS gene encoding porphobilinogen deaminase isoform X3 → MSGNGTAAAAAEGNGPKMRVIRVGTRKSQLARIQTDSVVAMLKALYPGLQFEIVAMSTTGDKILDTALSKIGEKSLFTKELEHALEKNEVDLVVHSLKDLPTVLPPGFTIGAICKRENPYDAVVFHPKFVGKTLETLPEKSVVGTSSLRRAAQLQRKFPHLEFRSIRGNLNTRLRKLDELQEFSAIILAAAGLQRMGWQHRVGQILHPEECMYAVGQEGGCSVPVAVHTAMKDGQLYLTGGVWSLDGSDSMQETMQATIHITAQHEDGPEDDPQLVGITARNIPREAQLAAENLGISLASLLLNKGAKNILDVARQLNDAH